The following DNA comes from uncultured Acidilobus sp. JCHS.
TCGGTGAGTCGAATGGGCTGGTGGAGGTGGCGCGGCCCCTGGCCCGGACATGGGCCCTTCTCCTACCTGCCGCCCTGGGAGAGGCCGGGATGGGCGCTGGGAGGGTGGGCCCCGTACTGGCCTGGGCACGCCTACTACGACCCTGAGTCAGAGCGCAGGGCCCTGGAGGCCTACAGGCTTTACCTTGATGACCTCAGGTCATGGGTTGAGGAGGAGATAAAGAGGGTCGATAAGAGGCTCTCCGAGCTCAAGAGCTCTTGACTTTTTTGCTTAGGCCCTAGGCGCCCGCCGGCAGAACGGCGGGGACCGCGGCGACGCGTTTCAAGGCCCAGCACGGGGCTATCCTTTTTTAAACCCCGAAAACCTCCTTAGCGGCGACGGGCACAGCCTTGTCAGCTATACAGGACGGCCAGCTGGTCACGACCTTTCAACAGTACCTCCAGAGCGTTCACATAGCCCTCAACACCTCAGCCGAGAAGGCCGTGATGGTCTATGCGGCCGGCAGCGCGCTGACGGTGGGGGTGGCACTGCTCGTTGAGCTCGTGATAATACTTCAGGGCCTACCAAGGGGCGAGGTCAGGAGGGCCCCAAGGGGCCTCCCAGCCAGGCCATTCATATCCGTCATAGTTCCGACGTACAGGGAGGGCGAGGGGCTCCTGAGGACCCTCAGGTCCCTCCTAAGCCAGGACTACCCAAAGTACCTCTACGAGGTGATAGTGGCCGGCGAGGCCGACGACCCGACCCTGCCACCTGCCCTCGAGGCCCTGGGGCTGAGGGCCGAGGACGGCTATGAGGCGAAGGTCAACGGGGTCACGGTCAGGGTCTCGCTGGGCCAGGCCAGGTCAGGCAAGCCGGCCGCCCTCAACAGGGCCGCCAGGCTTGCCAGGGGTGACGTAATAGGGGTCCTCGACGCTGACGGCGTGGCTCCCCCTGACATGTTGAGCAGGGCAGCGGCTGCCCTCGCCTCCGGCTATGAGGCTGTCCAGCTCCCACGGGAGGTCGAGGTGCCTGAGTGGGCAAGGAAGGGGGTCAGGCTGGCCTACATCAGGGGCCAGGCCGCAGAGATGAGGTTCTATAACAGGGTGTTGGCCCCCGCCCTCATGGGCTTCACGGGCTCTGCCTGGCTCACGGGCACGGGTTACTTCATATGGAGGTGGGCCCTCAGGGAGCTGGGAGGCTGGAACCCATATGCCCCCACAGAGGACCTGGACCTCTCCGTGAGGCTTTTGGCGTCAGGCTGGAGGGTGGCCTTCGTGGGCGGGAGGCCCATAACTGAGGCCCCGCTCACCTCACTTAAGGCCATGGTGAGGCAGAAGGAGAGGTGGGTCAGGGGCTCCCTCCTAGCGACGGCAGCCGCGGTCAGGGGCGTAAGGAGGACGTGGCCTCTCCTCCTGTTCTTCGTTATGCCCGCCTGGGGCTACCTACTGACGCCCTGGGTGGCGCTCCTTGCCCTGGCTGGCCTGAGCCCGGGCCTCGCCTTGTGGACCCTCGCCTGGAGCGCCGCGTGGCTTGTGCCTACGGTGATCTACTACGCGCTGGCCCTCAGGAAGGGCGGGAGGGCCGTCAGGCCCCTGCCCGCCTCTATAGCCATCTACCTCGTGGCAGGCCTCCTGGCCCTCCCCAAGCTTGCGTTCAACAGGTACGAGTGGAGGGGGTCAAGGTCCTGAGCCACTCATAGGTCCTCCTGAGGCCCTCCTCGAGGCTTACCGAGGGGGACCAGCCCAGGGCCTCCCTGGCGAGCCTGACGTCAGCTACGCTCCTCCCTATATCTCCTGGCCTGGGAGGGGCCCTCCTGGGCTCGAGCCTGACGCCGGTGACCCTGGAGACCAGGTCAAGGAGCACCATGACGCTGGTCTCCCTGCCCGTTCCCACGTTGAAGACCCCCGTTGCCCTCCTCTCGGCGGCCCTCAGGAAGGCCTCAGCGACGTCAGCTACGAAGACGAAGTCCCTGGTGGCTGAGCCGTCGCCGTAGACCACAGGGGCCTCGCACCTGAGGGCGGCCGTGAGGAAGTTGTAGACAACGCTGGCGTAGGGGCCGGGCTTCATCCTTGGGCCATACACGTTGAACAGCCTGAGCGCTGAGGCCCTTATGCCGTGCTCGGCAGCCAGCGAGAAGGTCACTTGCTCCGCTGCCAGCTTGGAGACGCCGTAGAGGCTTACGGGCCTAGTGGGCGAGGACTCCTTAAGGGGGAGCTCTGAGGGCTCCCCGTAGACCGCAGCGCTGCTGGCGAGCGCGAAGTAGGCGTCAAGCCTCCTCGCTAACTCAAGGACGTTGGCCGTGCCCACCACGTTGACCTCGAGGGCCCTGGCGGGGGACCTGCTGGCCTCAACAACGCTTGCGACAGCTGCCAGGTGGGCTATGGCCACCTCCTCCCCTCTAGCGAGCTCTATGACCCTGCCCAGCTGCTTAGGCCTAGTTACGTCGGCCACCATTAGCTGGGCCCCCCTGGGCACGTTCATGGGGTCTCCAGAGGACAGGTCGTCAACTACTATTACCCTCTCGCCCCTTGACAGCGCAAGCTCGGCCACATGGCTCCCTATGAAGCCAGCGCCCCCCGTGACTACCAGCAAGGCGATCCCCTAACCCTTGGCCCAGGAGGATATTATCTGCGCCAGCCTCAAGGCCCCGTCCTCGCACTCCCTTGGCCTCATCCTAATGGCCTCCTCAATGGCCTCCAGAAGCCCCTCAGGGCTCACCCTCTTGGGGGGAAGGAAGGAGGCGCCGAGCCTCCTGGCCATCATCTCGGCCTCCCTCATCCTGACAGGGCTCCTCATCCAGACCCACTCAGGGTTGGGCGCCAGGACCGTGGGCTTGCCGTACTTGCAGGCCGCCTCAACGGCCGTCCTCCCGAAGTGGGTCACCACGACCCTGGCGCCGGCTATGAGCCTCTCCAGGTCTGGGTCGAAGCTGAAGGCCCTCCACCCTTTCATCCTGCTGTACGGCCCTGGGTCCACCCTGCCCGTCTGGATAACCACGTCTGTGAGGCCTGAGGCGGCGGCGGCGTCGAAGAGCCTCCTGTAGCCGTAGGTGCCGGCCGTTATCAGGACGTAGCCCTCGTCCCTGGGCTCGTAGGCCCTTCTCCCAAGCAGGGGCCCTACGACAACACCCTTCCTCGCGAAGGCCCTCTGCTCCTCCCACTGGAGGGCGACGAGCCTAGCTATGGGCGAGAGCGCCCTGAGGGCCCTGCTGGGCCCCAGGAACCTCTCGGTCGCCTCAACTATAACTACGTCCGAGCCCTTGGCCCAAGCCGCCAGGGCGGCCGCGACGCTGTGGCTGCTGCCGGTGGCTATAACTACGTCATAGCCCCTTGGCACTCTTGCCAGGGCCCTGAGGAGGGCGGCAGGGGCCCTGAGGAGCCCCACCGCCAGGCCCTCACCTGGCTCAAGGAACTTCGGCGTCCTGGCGATGACGGGGCCCAGCCCCCTGACCTTGCCCTCCGTCCAGCTGTCGCCCTCGGGCACAACGAAGGCCACCTCGACGCCGGCCTCGATGAGCCTCTCCGCCGCGGACACAGCGTGGCCCGTGTGGCCGCCGCCGCTGGCTACGACCAGGGCCCTCAAGGTAACCGTTTGTCCCTATTGTCCCTAGGGGCTCATCCTCATTAATTTACATTTACCCGTTGCGCCTAGGGACTTCCACCTCGCCCACGAGGCCCTATCGGCGTGGGCTCATGGGCAGCTGTCAAGCACAACGGCACGGGCCCCCATCTACGGTTGCTTGGGGGCCTCATCGCTATCATCACCCTCGCCCTTGGGGCAGCGCCCCCATCAGGCGAGGGGTCATCTGTGGGACCTTTTACAGATAGAACATAAAAGGTTTCCGTTGATGTGAAAGGGGGTCTAACCCCAGGCCTCGCTTAACGAGTTCTCAGGGAGGCTCCCGAGCAGTTAACATATTAAACCCCTGTCACCCCTTCCCACAACAGCGTGGTTCGCATGGACTCACGGCTCAGGGCCCTCCTAGTGGGGGCCTTGGTTATCGCTGTGTCACTGATCGTCCTAGCGCCTCTCTCAGCGCGCGCAGAGCAGGCCATGCAGCCAGTTAGCACGGTGATACTGAAGGGCTACGCGGGCTCGGACTCCGCAGGCATACAGGACTTCAAGGCGGGTCTCATAGCTTTCTACAACTACGCCATACCGCCCGCGAAGGTCGGCGCCCCTCCCCCTGGGAGCGTCGCCTACGAGATGCCCTCGACCTACTATGACGTCCTCCTGAACCCCGTGAAGTACGTGATGAGCCCCACGGGCCAGGTGATGATAAACCCGTTCTACTACCAGAGCGTGAGGTTCGCAATTAACTACATACTTGACAGGGAGTACTTCGTCCAGAGCATACTCAACGGCTACGGCATACCGACCCTCACGGCCTACGGCGGCGAGTACGAGATGCTCACCACGTCAAACGTGACGGCCCAGTTCGCGAACGTAACCTACAACCCATCCTACGCCAACAAGACCATATATAAGACATTGACGGCCCACGGCTTCCAGTACATAAACGGGAAGTGGTACTACAACGGGAGCCCCGTGACGATATACGTCTTCGTCAGGACCGACACGACCGCTAGGTACACCTACGCCACGTTCCTGATAAGCCAGCTCCAGGACCTGGGCTTCACCGTAGTCCCGATCTACGGCGACCTGCTCAAGCAGATAACTATGATATACGGGATGCCGCCGAACGAGACGAGCTGGAGCGTGCTGGTGGAGGCCTGGGGAGCCACGTACGGCTACTTCGACTGGAGCCTGCCCGCCAGCTTCTACGGCGCCTTCTTCGGTAACCTGCCCGCCAGCGACGCCTACGGCACGGCCTGGGGCATCTGGAACACGACAAGCATGCAGGAGCCCCAGCTGACCCAGGAGCTCAACATAATCGATAACCTAAGTATCATACTAGCCTACAGCAACTTCACGAGCGCGGAGCAGTACTACAAGTACGTTAACATAATAACCTACTACGGCATAGTGACGGCCATAAGGCTGGGCCTGGCCCAGGGCCTGGTGCCCATCTTCGTGAACAGCCAGATGGCGCAGGGCCTGATACCCAACTTCATAGAGGGCCTGGTCACGCCGTTCAGCTACCTGACCGCCAAGGCGCCCAACGGGCAGCTGGTCATAGGGGTGAGGCACCTGGCCAGGGGTTCAATGAACCCCGTCGCCGGCTGGGTCGACGCCTATAGCGTGGCCACGGCCTCGGGCGTGTTCCTGCCCATAACCTATAGCATACCTGGCAACGGCTACCCCGTGCCCGTCGGCATAACCTACAAGCTCGTTAACATCAGCGTAAACGCGAGCATACCAGTGCCCACGTCGGCCCTCGTCTTCAACGCCACCTCCATGCAGGTTGGGCACGTGCCCCCTGGCACCTACGCCAAGGTTGACGTTATAGTTAACTTCGCCCCGCTGATGCAGCACGACAGGTTCGTCGACGGCCAGCCCATAACCCTGGCCGACATCATCGAGCAGTACCTGTTGACCTGTAACGTGAGCCTGAACCCGAGCAGCCCGATCTATGACCCGGAGGCGGCCGCTGTCTACGCCCCAGACGTGCAGCTGATACTCGGCTTCAGGATAATCAACAGCACGGCCATAGAGATCTGGAGCAACAACTGGTGGTTCGACCCGAACGTCGCAGCCCTGGGCACTATAGCTGACTTCATTGGGCCCCTCGGCTACGCCCTGCCAGGAGGAGGCATGATGCCGTGGCCGCTCTACGTGGCCATGTCCCAGGTGGTCGCCCACGGCCTTGCTGCCTGGAGCAGGGGCGTGGCCTCAGAGGAGCAGGTCCACTGGCTTGACCTGGTCAACCCGACCGACGTCGGCAACATACTGAAGTTCCTGCAGCAGGACGCTGCCTCGGCCTACATACCTGCGGGACTGCTGCAGGTGCAGCAGCTGAGCGGCGTCCAGCTGGTCAACAGCACGTTTGCGGTCCAGGCCTACCAGGCCGCCATCAACTACATCAACACCTATGGCAACGCAGTCATAGGTGAGGGGCCGTTCATGCTGGTCTCCTACCAGCCGCCTCAGTACGCCAAGCTTGTGAGGAACCCGTACTTCAACGTCTCCGTACCCAGCGTCCTGGCCCTGCCGCCAATTATATACAGCGTGCACCTGAACCTGCCTCTGCTCGGCATGGTGCCGGCGGGCGGCACCCTGACGGGCACGGTCTACGGCACAGTTGACGGCACGAACCAGACCAGCACTCAGAGCGGGGTGTTCGTCATAGCCCAGTTCGTGAGCCCCGAGGGCGCTGTGCTGGCCCAGGAGAACGTAACGAGCGGGGCGGACGGAAGCTTCACCCTGACCGTGCCGAAGTCCCTGACGCCGGGCAGCTACTACGTGGTACTTTACGCCTACACGCCTGACAACATACTCCTTAACCCAGCTAAGTACACTATAACAGTCACACCCGTTACGACCACCACCACACCAACCACGACCACCACCACACCAACCACGACCACCACCACGACCACAACAACGTCGTTGCCTACAGTGCCAACGATATCAATAACCTCCAGCATTCCGACCACCACACCAACCACGACCACCACACCAACCACGACCACCACACCAACCACGACCACCACCACGACCACACCGGCTAAGCCGCCATCTGTTTCAACGACGCTTGTGGTGACGGCCGTAGTTGTAGTAATAGTTATAATAGCTGCCGTGGCCCTCCTGGCCAGGAGAAAGTGAATGGCCAGGGGGGCGGGCTAAATGGGATATGGACGTTTTTTGGTTAAAACTGCAGTTATTTATGTCACTGTGCTCTTTGCAGCTATGTCCATACTTTACGCTTTCTACTACCCTATAGTCCAGAAGCTATATTGGGACTTCGTGAACTACAGCGCCAGTCAGCTTAGGACGCAGCTGATCAGGCAGGCCCACGGAACCGTCAACGTGACCTACGTCAACCAGCTGGTTGACAGGTACAGGGAGTCGCTCATCTCCGCTTATGGCCTCAACAAGCCCGTGATGGTCAAGTACGCCGTTCAGATGTGGAACCTGCTGACCCTCCACTTCGGCGTGACGCCGCCAGGCGTCGAGTACCCCAACTACGGTCAGACCAACAACATAGCGGCGATAATAGCGGTCGCCCTGCCCAGGACCATCATCCTCTTCACGACTGGCACCGTCATAGTTATCGCGGTCGGCATACTGCTCGGCGTCCTGGCTGCCAGGTACCAGGGGTCAGCATATGACAAGTCGATACCGATAATTGCGGTCATACACTCAAGCCTTCCGACCTGGTGGATAGGCTTCCTCCTTATAGCGGGCCTAGCCTATGGGATGCATTGGTTCCCGCCGAACGGCATGGTTGCGCCGGGCCTCACCTTCAGCAAGGAGCCGCTGAGGTACGTAGCCAGCCTGTTAGACCACATGACGCTGCCGCTCCTAGCCTTCTTCATAGTCAACGTTGGCGGCTTCGCCTACATCGTCAGGAGCCTCACGCTGGCCACCACAAAGGAGGACTTCGTCCTGACCGCCAAGGCCAGGGGGCTGCCCGAGAGGAAGATAGTGTACGGGCACGTGTTGAAGACCGCCTCGCCCTCAATAGTGACCCAGGTTATGATAGCGCTGGCGAGCTCGCTTGGAGGAGGTATGACGACAGAGATAGTCTTCGTGTGGCCCGGCATGGGGCTCCTGACCTACGAGGCTGTCATGGAGTCCGACGTGTCGACGGTCATGGCCACAACCTACGTCCTCACCCTCGTGCTGGTGATAGCCCTGTGGCTCAACGAGTTGATAAAGGGCTTCCTCGACCCGAGGATCAGGGCCTCGGCTGAGTGAGGTGAATAGGCTTGGCAGAGGTCGAGACCGGCCTGAGGGTCTACCTGAAGTTCATACTCAAGGACAGGGCCGCCCTGGCGTCCCTCATAGTTATAGCGTTCCTCGTGGGCGTGGCGGCCTACGTGAGCACCTGGCCTAGCTCCGTGGCCTTCAACTACCTGAACAGACTCCAGTACTGGGAGTCCTTGTACCCGGCCGACGCTGCGCC
Coding sequences within:
- a CDS encoding Glycosyltransferase, probably involved in cell wall biogenesis — translated: MSAIQDGQLVTTFQQYLQSVHIALNTSAEKAVMVYAAGSALTVGVALLVELVIILQGLPRGEVRRAPRGLPARPFISVIVPTYREGEGLLRTLRSLLSQDYPKYLYEVIVAGEADDPTLPPALEALGLRAEDGYEAKVNGVTVRVSLGQARSGKPAALNRAARLARGDVIGVLDADGVAPPDMLSRAAAALASGYEAVQLPREVEVPEWARKGVRLAYIRGQAAEMRFYNRVLAPALMGFTGSAWLTGTGYFIWRWALRELGGWNPYAPTEDLDLSVRLLASGWRVAFVGGRPITEAPLTSLKAMVRQKERWVRGSLLATAAAVRGVRRTWPLLLFFVMPAWGYLLTPWVALLALAGLSPGLALWTLAWSAAWLVPTVIYYALALRKGGRAVRPLPASIAIYLVAGLLALPKLAFNRYEWRGSRS
- a CDS encoding ABC-type dipeptide/oligopeptide/nickel transport system, permease component; this encodes MSILYAFYYPIVQKLYWDFVNYSASQLRTQLIRQAHGTVNVTYVNQLVDRYRESLISAYGLNKPVMVKYAVQMWNLLTLHFGVTPPGVEYPNYGQTNNIAAIIAVALPRTIILFTTGTVIVIAVGILLGVLAARYQGSAYDKSIPIIAVIHSSLPTWWIGFLLIAGLAYGMHWFPPNGMVAPGLTFSKEPLRYVASLLDHMTLPLLAFFIVNVGGFAYIVRSLTLATTKEDFVLTAKARGLPERKIVYGHVLKTASPSIVTQVMIALASSLGGGMTTEIVFVWPGMGLLTYEAVMESDVSTVMATTYVLTLVLVIALWLNELIKGFLDPRIRASAE
- a CDS encoding putative solute binding protein, giving the protein MDSRLRALLVGALVIAVSLIVLAPLSARAEQAMQPVSTVILKGYAGSDSAGIQDFKAGLIAFYNYAIPPAKVGAPPPGSVAYEMPSTYYDVLLNPVKYVMSPTGQVMINPFYYQSVRFAINYILDREYFVQSILNGYGIPTLTAYGGEYEMLTTSNVTAQFANVTYNPSYANKTIYKTLTAHGFQYINGKWYYNGSPVTIYVFVRTDTTARYTYATFLISQLQDLGFTVVPIYGDLLKQITMIYGMPPNETSWSVLVEAWGATYGYFDWSLPASFYGAFFGNLPASDAYGTAWGIWNTTSMQEPQLTQELNIIDNLSIILAYSNFTSAEQYYKYVNIITYYGIVTAIRLGLAQGLVPIFVNSQMAQGLIPNFIEGLVTPFSYLTAKAPNGQLVIGVRHLARGSMNPVAGWVDAYSVATASGVFLPITYSIPGNGYPVPVGITYKLVNISVNASIPVPTSALVFNATSMQVGHVPPGTYAKVDVIVNFAPLMQHDRFVDGQPITLADIIEQYLLTCNVSLNPSSPIYDPEAAAVYAPDVQLILGFRIINSTAIEIWSNNWWFDPNVAALGTIADFIGPLGYALPGGGMMPWPLYVAMSQVVAHGLAAWSRGVASEEQVHWLDLVNPTDVGNILKFLQQDAASAYIPAGLLQVQQLSGVQLVNSTFAVQAYQAAINYINTYGNAVIGEGPFMLVSYQPPQYAKLVRNPYFNVSVPSVLALPPIIYSVHLNLPLLGMVPAGGTLTGTVYGTVDGTNQTSTQSGVFVIAQFVSPEGAVLAQENVTSGADGSFTLTVPKSLTPGSYYVVLYAYTPDNILLNPAKYTITVTPVTTTTTPTTTTTTPTTTTTTTTTTSLPTVPTISITSSIPTTTPTTTTTPTTTTTPTTTTTTTTPAKPPSVSTTLVVTAVVVVIVIIAAVALLARRK
- a CDS encoding UDP-N-acetylglucosamine:LPS N-acetylglucosamine transferase; this encodes MRALVVASGGGHTGHAVSAAERLIEAGVEVAFVVPEGDSWTEGKVRGLGPVIARTPKFLEPGEGLAVGLLRAPAALLRALARVPRGYDVVIATGSSHSVAAALAAWAKGSDVVIVEATERFLGPSRALRALSPIARLVALQWEEQRAFARKGVVVGPLLGRRAYEPRDEGYVLITAGTYGYRRLFDAAAASGLTDVVIQTGRVDPGPYSRMKGWRAFSFDPDLERLIAGARVVVTHFGRTAVEAACKYGKPTVLAPNPEWVWMRSPVRMREAEMMARRLGASFLPPKRVSPEGLLEAIEEAIRMRPRECEDGALRLAQIISSWAKG
- a CDS encoding UDP-glucose 4-epimerase; protein product: MLVVTGGAGFIGSHVAELALSRGERVIVVDDLSSGDPMNVPRGAQLMVADVTRPKQLGRVIELARGEEVAIAHLAAVASVVEASRSPARALEVNVVGTANVLELARRLDAYFALASSAAVYGEPSELPLKESSPTRPVSLYGVSKLAAEQVTFSLAAEHGIRASALRLFNVYGPRMKPGPYASVVYNFLTAALRCEAPVVYGDGSATRDFVFVADVAEAFLRAAERRATGVFNVGTGRETSVMVLLDLVSRVTGVRLEPRRAPPRPGDIGRSVADVRLAREALGWSPSVSLEEGLRRTYEWLRTLTPSTRTC